One Dictyoglomus thermophilum H-6-12 DNA window includes the following coding sequences:
- a CDS encoding HD domain-containing phosphohydrolase, giving the protein MLILLLLISLLVSFNANAQNPLKVLIDKDYPPFTYIDEKGNLVGISVEFWNLWSKKTGIKVELFPMEWEKAQESLVKGNFDAIDTIFKTSEREKYLVFSKPIFEITSSIYYRVGMPKIYSPKDLTPYVVGVKKGDAVIELTLKENPHVIFKYFDNYLDIIKSAKKGDISVFIMDDIPANYYLVKYDLVYEFVKGPLITTNYLHVATLKNKGELIDLINRTLDKITKEELAELTERYVVSKKAEKTWFEKNVHYILIFILVLGFFAFLYFTLLSREIRRVRQALEEWIEKFWGFFKDISEISNLNLRDEEFLRKVLDIIIGIISKANYGSIFLKEGNDLKLIATLGHDKNLEGIILSEGNYLGPDKPIIVKDLLNIERKDEKVKEILLKHSKPTKESLIVPLKLDGNIWGYFCLDISKESKESFDELDISLVEQFTNIISVFYGFRNYLKEREIYLTNLITVLIKTLEYYDRYTQGHSERVARYAVKIAERIGLDKERIKKIYWASLVHDIGKIYIPQTLLNKNGKFTEDEYEFVKIHPVKSEEILSQVEELKELARIVRHHHERWDGKGYPDGLSAEEIPLESRIIAVADAFEAMTAERPYKRALTLEEAIEEIERNKGTQFDPRLAEVMIEIIKEEIQKKS; this is encoded by the coding sequence TTGTTAATATTACTATTATTGATATCTCTTCTTGTTAGTTTTAACGCTAATGCTCAAAACCCATTAAAAGTTTTAATCGATAAAGACTACCCTCCCTTTACGTATATTGATGAAAAAGGGAATTTAGTTGGAATTTCAGTAGAGTTTTGGAATTTATGGAGTAAAAAGACTGGAATAAAAGTGGAACTTTTTCCTATGGAATGGGAAAAGGCACAAGAGAGTCTTGTTAAAGGTAATTTTGATGCTATTGATACTATATTTAAGACCTCAGAAAGGGAGAAATATTTAGTTTTTTCAAAGCCCATTTTTGAAATAACATCCAGCATATATTATAGGGTTGGTATGCCTAAGATTTATTCTCCAAAAGATTTAACTCCTTATGTGGTAGGCGTAAAAAAGGGCGATGCTGTAATAGAATTAACCCTAAAGGAAAATCCACATGTTATTTTTAAATATTTTGATAATTATTTGGACATTATTAAATCTGCGAAAAAGGGTGATATAAGTGTTTTTATTATGGATGATATACCAGCAAATTATTATCTTGTTAAATATGATCTTGTTTATGAATTTGTCAAAGGTCCCCTAATTACTACCAATTACCTCCATGTGGCAACCCTTAAGAATAAAGGTGAATTAATAGATCTTATAAATAGAACCTTAGATAAGATTACCAAAGAAGAATTAGCTGAATTAACAGAGAGATATGTAGTATCTAAAAAAGCTGAAAAAACTTGGTTTGAAAAGAATGTTCATTATATTCTTATCTTTATTTTGGTTTTAGGTTTTTTTGCATTTCTTTATTTTACTTTACTTTCTCGGGAAATTAGAAGGGTGAGGCAAGCTCTTGAAGAATGGATAGAGAAGTTTTGGGGCTTTTTTAAGGATATATCTGAGATCTCAAATTTGAATCTAAGAGATGAGGAGTTTTTAAGAAAAGTTCTTGACATTATTATTGGAATTATTTCTAAGGCAAATTATGGTAGTATCTTTTTAAAAGAAGGAAATGACTTAAAACTAATAGCCACTCTTGGACATGATAAAAATTTGGAGGGAATTATTTTAAGCGAGGGAAATTATTTGGGACCTGATAAACCAATTATCGTTAAAGATCTTTTAAATATCGAAAGAAAAGATGAAAAAGTAAAAGAGATATTATTAAAACATAGTAAACCTACTAAGGAATCTCTAATAGTGCCTTTAAAATTAGATGGTAATATATGGGGGTATTTTTGTCTTGATATCTCTAAAGAAAGTAAGGAGAGTTTTGATGAGTTAGATATTAGTCTGGTAGAACAATTTACAAATATCATTTCTGTCTTCTATGGCTTTAGGAATTATTTGAAAGAGAGAGAAATTTATTTGACCAATTTGATCACCGTTTTAATAAAAACTTTGGAGTATTATGATAGATATACTCAAGGACACTCTGAAAGGGTAGCAAGATATGCTGTTAAGATTGCAGAAAGAATCGGCCTTGATAAGGAAAGAATTAAAAAGATTTATTGGGCTTCTTTGGTTCATGATATTGGAAAGATATATATTCCTCAAACTCTTCTCAACAAAAATGGAAAGTTTACCGAGGATGAGTATGAGTTTGTAAAAATACATCCTGTTAAGAGCGAAGAAATTCTTTCTCAAGTTGAGGAATTGAAAGAGTTAGCAAGAATAGTTAGACATCATCATGAAAGATGGGATGGTAAGGGGTATCCTGATGGACTTTCTGCGGAAGAAATTCCTCTTGAGTCAAGGATAATTGCTGTTGCAGATGCCTTTGAAGCAATGACAGCAGAAAGACCTTATAAAAGGGCTTTGACTTTAGAAGAGGCTATTGAAGAAATAGAAAGAAATAAGGGTACTCAGTTTGATCCAAGGTTGGCAGAGGTAATGATTGAGATCATCAAAGAAGAGATTCAAAAGAAATCTTGA
- a CDS encoding PrsW family intramembrane metalloprotease yields the protein MILFILGLAPGVAIAWYVYNKDRWNKEPSRLIFWSFALGVLISFPAGIFELIVEPLLPFKTKSNLVSLFLYSLLGVALIEEGLKYYVIYKFLYPKEEFDEPFDGIVYSVMVGMGFATLENILYVTSGGYLVGITRAFLAVPAHFVLALFMGYSFGLAKFGINPEKHLLQALYYPVFWHALYDFLIFTEKWYFSIFILVIVYGVGRWMWKRGQKLIIFTTEEKNDKSSSL from the coding sequence ATGATACTTTTTATATTAGGTCTTGCTCCAGGAGTAGCAATAGCCTGGTATGTATATAACAAAGACAGATGGAATAAAGAGCCATCAAGACTAATCTTTTGGTCCTTTGCTCTTGGAGTTCTTATATCCTTTCCTGCCGGTATATTTGAACTAATTGTAGAACCCCTTCTTCCTTTTAAAACTAAAAGCAATCTTGTTTCTCTTTTTTTATATTCTCTCTTAGGAGTTGCCTTAATAGAAGAAGGACTAAAGTATTATGTAATATACAAGTTTCTATATCCAAAAGAAGAATTTGATGAGCCTTTTGATGGAATAGTGTACTCAGTGATGGTAGGAATGGGGTTTGCTACCCTGGAGAACATCTTATACGTAACATCCGGTGGATATCTTGTGGGAATTACAAGAGCTTTTCTTGCAGTTCCTGCCCACTTTGTTCTTGCTCTATTTATGGGCTACTCTTTTGGCCTTGCAAAATTCGGAATAAATCCCGAAAAACATCTACTACAGGCCCTTTATTATCCCGTTTTTTGGCATGCTTTGTACGATTTCTTAATTTTCACTGAAAAATGGTATTTCTCAATTTTCATTTTGGTGATAGTCTATGGAGTAGGAAGATGGATGTGGAAAAGGGGGCAAAAACTTATTATATTCACAACGGAGGAGAAAAATGATAAAAGCAGTTCTCTTTGA
- a CDS encoding HAD family hydrolase codes for MIKAVLFDLDGTLLINDLDLFMKNYFSLLREDFKKIGDEKELFKNLNIAIEKMLLNKGPKTNYEVFWDEFTKLTGKDRKNMEEFFNNFYSQKFPLLKDLSQARTNFYAKEVIERSFELGLKVVIATNAVFPIIAIEERLRWGELQNYPYDLITSMEKMHSCKPNVEYYKEILEKINVPPERAIMVGNDIKEDLSASKLGILTFLYNHENIFLNNIEYKPDFIGTLKDFFEILPLLAK; via the coding sequence ATGATAAAAGCAGTTCTCTTTGATCTGGATGGTACGCTCCTTATAAATGACCTTGATCTATTTATGAAAAACTATTTTTCTCTTTTAAGGGAAGACTTCAAAAAAATAGGTGATGAAAAAGAACTTTTCAAAAATTTAAATATTGCCATTGAAAAAATGCTTCTAAATAAAGGGCCTAAAACCAATTATGAGGTATTCTGGGATGAGTTTACAAAACTTACAGGCAAAGATAGAAAAAATATGGAAGAATTCTTTAATAACTTCTACTCTCAAAAGTTCCCTCTTTTGAAAGACCTTTCGCAAGCGAGAACAAACTTCTACGCTAAAGAGGTTATTGAAAGAAGTTTTGAATTAGGATTAAAAGTTGTAATTGCTACCAATGCAGTATTTCCCATCATAGCTATAGAAGAAAGGCTTAGATGGGGAGAACTTCAAAATTATCCTTACGATCTGATAACCTCTATGGAGAAAATGCATTCCTGTAAGCCAAACGTGGAATATTACAAGGAAATTTTAGAGAAAATCAATGTACCTCCAGAAAGAGCTATTATGGTAGGAAATGATATAAAGGAAGATTTGTCTGCCTCTAAATTAGGAATCCTCACCTTTTTATATAATCATGAAAATATTTTTCTTAACAATATTGAGTACAAGCCAGATTTTATTGGAACCTTAAAAGATTTTTTTGAAATCTTACCCCTTCTTGCTAAATAA
- a CDS encoding D-2-hydroxyacid dehydrogenase — translation MKVYINYPLKDEYLEMIKQAREDVEIVDNIEEAEVFFGGHISREDIKRAKELRWIQSSSAGIDNILFEDLINSDIIITTASGVHPKPIAEHVFALILSWTRRINVALKGKFERRWNREEIKWCDELTGKTMGIIGYGKIGQEIGRIAKGFGMKVIGVKRDIAKRDDVEFLPDELLSYENLHDALKRSDIVVLVLPLTPETRDLIGEKEFKMMKKNAILVNVGRGKTVREEDLVKALKEGQIQCALLDVFYDEPLPKESPLWDLENVIITPHIAGMTPYYDERLLEIFIHNLKHYPNIDKMLNVVNKNLGY, via the coding sequence ATGAAAGTATACATAAATTATCCCTTAAAAGATGAATATTTGGAGATGATAAAACAAGCAAGAGAAGATGTGGAGATTGTAGATAATATAGAGGAAGCAGAGGTATTTTTTGGTGGTCATATCTCAAGAGAGGATATTAAAAGAGCAAAGGAACTTAGATGGATTCAATCTTCGTCTGCAGGTATAGATAACATTCTTTTTGAAGATCTAATTAACTCAGATATTATTATAACTACTGCCAGTGGTGTTCATCCTAAGCCTATTGCTGAGCATGTTTTTGCTCTTATTCTCTCTTGGACAAGGAGAATAAATGTAGCTCTAAAAGGTAAATTTGAAAGAAGGTGGAATAGGGAAGAAATAAAGTGGTGTGATGAACTTACTGGAAAAACTATGGGAATAATAGGTTATGGGAAAATAGGGCAGGAGATAGGAAGGATTGCAAAGGGTTTTGGTATGAAGGTAATAGGAGTGAAAAGAGATATAGCTAAAAGGGATGATGTTGAATTTTTGCCTGATGAGCTCTTATCTTATGAAAACTTGCATGATGCATTAAAAAGATCGGATATTGTTGTGCTGGTTTTACCTTTAACTCCTGAAACCCGAGACTTAATAGGAGAAAAAGAATTTAAAATGATGAAAAAGAATGCAATTCTTGTTAATGTGGGTAGAGGTAAGACAGTAAGAGAAGAAGACTTAGTTAAAGCTTTAAAAGAGGGACAAATTCAATGTGCTCTTCTTGATGTGTTTTATGATGAACCTTTGCCTAAGGAAAGTCCTCTATGGGATCTTGAAAATGTAATTATAACTCCTCACATAGCTGGCATGACTCCCTATTATGATGAAAGGCTTCTGGAAATATTTATACATAACTTAAAGCACTATCCTAACATTGATAAAATGCTGAATGTGGTAAATAAAAATTTGGGATATTAA
- the cysS gene encoding cysteine--tRNA ligase has product MDLYLYNTLTKRKEKFEPLNPPYVGMYTCGPTVYNYAHIGNLRTYIFEDILKRVLIYNGYIVKHVMNITDVGHLTSDADEGEDKIEREAKKERRSAWEIAEFYTEAFKRDLKKLNILEPDIWCKATDHIQDFIDLILILERKGYTYRTSDGIYFDTSKVPDYGKLAGQDLENLLPGARVEYNPEKKNPTDFALWKFSPKDVKRQMEWDSPWGVGFPGWHIECSAMSTKYLGQPFDIHCGGIDHIPIHHTNEIAQSEAAYDKPMAKYWLHGEFLIMGEKRMGKSEGNFITLSDLEEKGYHPLSYRYFCLTAHYRSPLKFTWSALEAAQRALFRLYENMKKYPKEEAKYDEKYEEEFHKAINDDLDMPKALAITWELVKDDKLAPEVKRATLLQFDKVLGLSLDNPPEIKIEIPEEIWKLVEERELARKNKDWEKADRIREEIKNRGYIIEDTPQGPRIKKATPLTK; this is encoded by the coding sequence ATGGATCTTTACTTATATAATACACTAACAAAAAGAAAAGAAAAGTTTGAACCATTAAATCCACCCTATGTGGGGATGTACACCTGTGGTCCCACAGTATATAACTATGCCCACATAGGCAATCTTAGAACATACATATTTGAAGACATTTTAAAAAGAGTATTAATATACAATGGTTATATAGTAAAACATGTGATGAATATTACTGATGTAGGACATCTCACCTCTGATGCCGATGAGGGAGAGGACAAAATAGAAAGAGAGGCAAAAAAGGAAAGAAGGAGTGCATGGGAGATTGCAGAGTTTTATACAGAAGCCTTTAAGAGAGATCTTAAAAAATTAAATATCCTTGAACCTGATATATGGTGTAAAGCCACCGATCACATTCAAGATTTTATAGACCTAATACTTATCCTTGAAAGAAAAGGATATACTTATAGAACTTCTGATGGAATTTATTTCGATACATCAAAGGTCCCTGACTACGGAAAATTGGCAGGTCAAGATTTAGAAAACCTCCTCCCTGGAGCAAGAGTAGAGTACAATCCTGAAAAGAAAAACCCTACTGATTTTGCTCTATGGAAGTTCTCTCCAAAGGATGTAAAAAGGCAGATGGAATGGGATTCTCCCTGGGGAGTAGGATTTCCAGGATGGCATATTGAGTGTTCTGCGATGTCTACCAAATATTTGGGACAACCCTTTGACATACATTGTGGTGGTATAGATCATATCCCCATACATCATACCAATGAAATTGCCCAGTCAGAAGCAGCCTATGATAAGCCTATGGCAAAATATTGGCTCCATGGAGAATTTCTAATTATGGGCGAAAAAAGAATGGGAAAATCGGAAGGCAATTTTATAACCTTGTCAGATTTAGAAGAAAAGGGATATCATCCTTTATCTTATAGATACTTTTGTCTCACAGCCCATTATAGAAGTCCATTAAAATTTACTTGGTCAGCTTTGGAGGCAGCTCAAAGAGCTCTATTCAGATTGTATGAAAATATGAAAAAATATCCCAAAGAAGAGGCTAAATATGATGAAAAGTATGAGGAAGAATTTCATAAAGCAATAAATGATGACCTTGACATGCCTAAAGCCCTGGCTATAACTTGGGAATTAGTCAAAGACGATAAATTAGCTCCTGAGGTAAAAAGAGCAACTTTACTACAATTTGACAAAGTTTTAGGTCTTTCTCTTGACAATCCTCCAGAGATTAAAATAGAGATTCCTGAAGAGATCTGGAAGCTTGTAGAAGAGAGAGAATTAGCAAGAAAAAATAAGGATTGGGAAAAAGCTGACAGGATACGTGAGGAAATTAAAAATAGAGGATATATAATTGAAGATACCCCACAAGGTCCAAGAATTAAAAAAGCTACACCTCTTACAAAATAA
- a CDS encoding sensor domain-containing diguanylate cyclase has product MKIKSFRVKVTLILILIILIIISTIFGLSSYLLNLNLKERVKREINSYKRVISYIIELEKWTLEKQIKDYSLWKELGERAVIKKDKTWIKSNLNPWVKDTLGYDVILFTEDRKIITSSFSFPIEKIELTKEIKVSIIKLSKDFYIYGVGPVYDENIKKFYGAYLLFAKKIDSEYIRELEKIIDAKITFIFSNQANRSILEDYYRYPHIHLAIPLNNEIYIVIDKQDPSLYEFNKLLLTILGISLGVILLFSIVFMQILLNHIFKPFERLVDISHNIANGKYDVELMEDREDEFGDFIKVFKHMISKIKEREEKLIFELKETEKLTYLDPLTRLYNRRFLEEKYGYIKRNYDTFVLVFVDLDNFKEINDRWGHELGDKVLIEVAEFFRRNFREYDFVVRYGGDEFCIILVNVDKEKAERILERIKNKFEIEILNFFGFNLSFTYGVAEYPKDGESLDTLVKIADERMYKHKK; this is encoded by the coding sequence ATGAAAATAAAGAGTTTTAGAGTTAAAGTAACGCTAATATTAATTCTCATAATATTGATAATTATTTCTACAATTTTTGGACTCTCGTCTTATTTGCTTAATTTGAATTTGAAAGAAAGGGTAAAGAGGGAGATAAATTCTTACAAAAGGGTAATTTCATATATTATAGAACTGGAAAAATGGACTTTAGAAAAACAAATAAAAGATTACTCTTTATGGAAGGAACTTGGAGAAAGGGCAGTTATTAAGAAAGATAAGACTTGGATTAAATCTAATTTAAATCCTTGGGTGAAGGATACCTTAGGATATGATGTGATACTATTTACTGAGGATAGAAAAATTATAACTTCTTCTTTTAGTTTTCCCATAGAGAAAATAGAATTGACCAAGGAAATAAAAGTCTCTATTATCAAACTAAGTAAGGATTTCTACATATATGGTGTAGGGCCTGTTTATGATGAAAACATAAAGAAGTTTTATGGGGCCTATCTTCTTTTTGCTAAGAAGATTGATAGTGAATATATAAGAGAATTAGAAAAAATTATAGATGCAAAAATCACTTTTATTTTTAGTAATCAGGCAAATAGGTCTATTTTAGAAGATTATTATAGATATCCTCATATTCATTTAGCGATCCCCCTAAATAATGAAATTTACATTGTTATAGATAAACAGGATCCTTCTTTGTATGAGTTTAATAAGCTACTCCTTACTATTTTGGGAATATCCTTAGGAGTTATCTTGCTCTTTTCTATAGTTTTTATGCAGATCTTGTTAAACCATATTTTTAAGCCTTTTGAGAGGCTTGTAGATATTTCTCATAATATAGCCAATGGTAAATATGATGTAGAGCTCATGGAAGATAGAGAAGATGAATTTGGAGATTTTATTAAGGTCTTTAAGCATATGATTTCTAAGATAAAAGAGAGAGAAGAAAAATTGATATTTGAGTTGAAAGAAACAGAAAAATTGACCTATTTAGATCCTTTAACAAGGCTTTATAATAGAAGATTTCTTGAGGAAAAATATGGGTATATAAAAAGAAACTATGATACGTTTGTTTTAGTATTTGTAGATCTTGATAATTTTAAAGAGATAAATGATAGATGGGGGCATGAACTAGGAGATAAAGTTCTTATAGAGGTGGCAGAATTTTTTAGAAGAAACTTTAGAGAGTATGACTTTGTAGTAAGATATGGGGGAGACGAGTTTTGTATTATTTTAGTTAATGTTGATAAAGAGAAGGCTGAAAGAATATTAGAAAGGATAAAGAATAAATTTGAAATTGAGATTTTAAACTTTTTTGGATTTAACTTAAGTTTTACCTATGGAGTAGCTGAATATCCTAAGGATGGAGAAAGTTTAGATACTCTTGTTAAAATTGCTGATGAAAGGATGTATAAGCATAAAAAATAA
- a CDS encoding YkvA family protein, whose translation MGYALSPIDLIPDFIPILGYLDDYIILPLGIYLCFKLIPKDKLKEYEEYVEKQDLFLRKNWIFGIIILLFWIIILLFILKRLLIS comes from the coding sequence ATTGGCTATGCTTTAAGTCCTATCGACCTCATTCCTGATTTTATTCCCATCCTTGGATATCTTGATGATTATATAATATTACCCTTAGGTATATATCTTTGTTTTAAATTAATCCCAAAAGATAAGCTAAAAGAATATGAAGAATATGTGGAAAAACAAGATTTATTCTTAAGAAAGAACTGGATATTTGGTATAATTATTCTTCTCTTCTGGATAATCATATTGTTATTTATATTAAAACGATTGCTTATAAGTTAA
- a CDS encoding sugar phosphate isomerase/epimerase family protein → MPFVDHRAQKIRRSKEELLKHMQTFKLDLKFSVGIWYFTPGGGRFHEPYVEQKSIPERIEMAAEMAKFGVKGIEAHYPAEVNEENLHLYKQLEKEAGIRLVAVPLSLFYDKIFEFGSLSNPYEKYRKVAYERLVNGLKLVKEANADICIIWPGIDGYTYSYGHLYYHMWDTFEELVAQAMDEVPGVQVAIEPKPYEPAPNNIYRTTADGILAARDIEARLKNPENLKLLQEGHALVGLNPEVGHVRMGFEDLPYAYARVAREGRLFHTHWNSQPLGNYDQDLNIGVVDWDSTEALLYTLKMVGYQGYFGIDINPERMPVIKAIEINTKVLQIMNERIERLPHDRIIECYFDPENHRGELELILAENHK, encoded by the coding sequence ATGCCTTTTGTAGATCACCGCGCACAAAAAATTAGAAGATCCAAAGAGGAACTCTTAAAACACATGCAAACTTTTAAATTAGATCTTAAATTCTCGGTAGGAATTTGGTACTTTACTCCTGGTGGTGGAAGATTCCATGAGCCTTACGTAGAACAAAAGAGTATACCAGAAAGAATCGAGATGGCTGCTGAAATGGCCAAATTTGGAGTAAAAGGAATTGAGGCCCACTATCCTGCAGAGGTAAACGAAGAAAATCTCCATCTATACAAACAACTAGAAAAAGAAGCAGGAATAAGACTCGTCGCTGTACCATTAAGCTTATTCTACGATAAAATTTTTGAGTTTGGCTCTCTCTCTAATCCCTACGAAAAATACAGAAAAGTAGCCTATGAAAGATTAGTAAATGGATTAAAACTAGTAAAAGAGGCTAACGCTGATATTTGCATTATTTGGCCTGGAATCGATGGATATACTTACTCTTATGGACATCTCTACTACCATATGTGGGACACTTTTGAAGAATTAGTAGCTCAGGCTATGGATGAAGTGCCTGGAGTACAGGTGGCAATAGAGCCAAAACCCTACGAACCTGCTCCTAATAACATATACAGAACTACTGCTGATGGAATCCTTGCTGCAAGAGATATTGAGGCCAGGTTAAAAAATCCTGAAAACTTGAAGTTATTACAGGAAGGACATGCCCTCGTAGGACTTAATCCAGAAGTAGGCCATGTAAGAATGGGATTTGAAGACCTACCATATGCCTATGCCAGAGTAGCAAGAGAAGGAAGACTATTCCATACTCATTGGAATAGCCAACCCTTAGGAAACTATGACCAGGATTTGAACATAGGAGTGGTTGATTGGGATTCCACCGAAGCTCTCCTATATACTCTAAAGATGGTAGGATATCAAGGATACTTTGGAATAGACATAAACCCAGAAAGAATGCCTGTAATCAAAGCCATTGAAATCAATACTAAAGTCCTTCAAATCATGAATGAAAGAATTGAAAGATTACCTCATGATAGAATCATTGAGTGCTACTTTGATCCAGAAAATCATAGAGGTGAGCTTGAATTAATTCTTGCCGAAAATCATAAATAG
- the nrdR gene encoding transcriptional regulator NrdR — protein MRCPFCGYEDTFVIDTREIEDQRVIRRRRECPNCKNRFTTYERIEEKPIMVIKKDGRREPFDRNKLLAGLQRAVVKRNIDNEKLEAIIDEIIANIRKQGISEITSKEIGKMVLEKLKDLDAVAYVRFASVYQEFSSLEEFAKLLSQMKKE, from the coding sequence TTGAGATGTCCATTCTGTGGATATGAGGATACTTTTGTTATAGACACACGAGAAATCGAAGATCAAAGGGTAATAAGAAGAAGAAGAGAGTGCCCTAACTGTAAGAATAGATTTACTACTTACGAAAGGATTGAAGAAAAACCCATAATGGTTATTAAAAAAGACGGGAGAAGAGAGCCTTTTGATAGGAATAAACTCTTAGCTGGACTTCAAAGGGCAGTGGTGAAAAGAAATATAGATAATGAAAAATTAGAAGCAATTATTGATGAAATTATTGCAAACATAAGAAAACAGGGAATAAGCGAGATAACCTCTAAGGAGATTGGGAAAATGGTGTTAGAAAAACTAAAAGATCTTGATGCTGTTGCTTATGTAAGATTTGCATCTGTATATCAAGAATTTAGTTCTCTTGAAGAATTTGCAAAACTTTTATCTCAAATGAAAAAAGAATAA